One Sphingomicrobium marinum genomic window carries:
- a CDS encoding four-helix bundle copper-binding protein yields the protein MSIRKMISLHPDVDGHQNQPLADAVHHAMYCAKMCMSCADACLAEDMDMTQCIRTCSDCSDICEATSRIGARRSGDNEAVLKDVLELCARICDACASECEKHDHEHCKLCAQICRECAEDCRNAAATITP from the coding sequence ATGTCCATTCGCAAGATGATCAGCCTGCACCCCGACGTCGACGGCCATCAGAACCAGCCTCTGGCCGATGCTGTCCATCACGCCATGTATTGCGCGAAAATGTGCATGAGCTGCGCCGATGCCTGCCTCGCCGAGGACATGGACATGACCCAGTGCATCCGCACCTGTTCGGATTGCAGCGACATTTGCGAAGCCACATCGCGCATCGGGGCACGCCGCTCGGGCGACAACGAAGCCGTGCTGAAAGACGTCCTCGAGCTATGCGCACGCATTTGCGATGCCTGCGCCAGCGAATGCGAGAAGCACGATCACGAACATTGCAAGCTGTGCGCGCAGATCTGCCGCGAGTGCGCTGAGGATTGCCGCAACGCGGCAGCGACGATTACACCTTAA